From Schizosaccharomyces pombe strain 972h- genome assembly, chromosome: II, the proteins below share one genomic window:
- the ufd1 gene encoding Hrd1 ubiquitin ligase complex subunit Ufd1: protein MFGGSFFSSDDDGFSMMSQLRSAFHNNVNQRFDTRYRCYPVAMIPGEERPNVNYGGKVILPPSALEKLSRLNVSYPMLFDFENEAAEKKTHGGVLEFIAEEGRVYLPYWMMTTLSLEPGDLVRVINTDIAQGSYVKLQPQSVNFLDITDHRAVLENALRNFSTLTKSDIFEILYNDQVYQIKVIDVQPDDSRHVVSVVETDLVVDFDPPIGYEESLQKNKQQNIAGVQGTMVTKIGYDELVRQGDSNLMKGTGTKLNGKEVAEVPKINLLDVEKQECPAPLILPLGTYFFGYPYKAPSIEEDSKKDPNLFKFEGAGTSLRASRKTNGTMGKGSSDDPIDIDA, encoded by the exons atg TTTGGCGGCAGCTTTTTCTCAAGCGACGATGATGGTTTCTCCATGATGTCTCAACTTCGGTCAGCTTTTCATAATAATGTAAATCAGCGATTTGATACTCGTTACCGCTGTTATCCTGTTGCCATGATTCCTGGTGAGGAACGGCCAAATGTCAATTATGGTGGGAAAG TAATATTACCACCTTCAGCTTTAGAAAAACTAT CACGCCTGAATGTCAGTTATCCCATGCTTTTTGACTTTGAAAACGAAGCTGCAGAGAAAAAAACTCATGGGGGTGTGTTAGAATTTATTGCGGAAGAGGGACGTGTCTACCTGCCTTATTGG ATGATGACTACACTTAGCCTTGAGCCTGGAGATTTGGTTCGAGTTATAAATACTGATATAGCACAGGGCAGCTATGTCAAATTACAGCCTCAAAGCGTGAATTTTCTTGATATCACGGACCACAGAGCGGTATTGGAAAATGCGCTTAGGAATTTCAGTACGCTTACAAAATCTGATATATTTGAGATTTTGTATAACGACCAGGTAtatcaaataaaagttaTAGATGTTCAACCTGATGACTCCCGCCATGTTGTCTCAGTGGTAGAAACCGATTTGGTAGTTGATTTTGATCCCCCCATCGGTTATGAAGAaagtttgcaaaaaaacaagCAGCAAAATATTGCTGGCGTTCAAGGAACGATGGTTACCAAGATTGGTTACGATGAGCTGGTGAGGCAGGGCGATTCGAATTTGATGAAGGGAACAGGGACTAAACTAAATGGTAAAGAAGTTGCTGAAGTGcctaaaataaatttgctCGATGTTGAGAAACAAGAATGTCCTGCTCCGTTGATCCTACCATTGGGTACATACTTCTTTGGGTATCCTTATAAAGCACCCTCtattgaagaagattcTAAGAAAGACCCCAATTTATTTAAGTTTGAAGGTGCCGGTACATCTCTACGTGCCTCTCGCAAAACAAATGGAACAATGGGAAAAGGTTCCTCTGATGACCCAATCGATATTGATGCTTAA
- the oga1 gene encoding protein stm1, which yields MSVASKNLFDLLGEETPAATTTEKKTAASRDKKRSDSPPVPRELVAQSTTSRKRDPNQPTPRERTVNKKADQPRRRRQAPQGNEAFAREGKEARANNAAHPVDATGAPSNRRNARARRGREFDRHSQTGRVDTKKATERGWGDLVNSAANPDVAENEGNTPSGAQTPAAEEENVKTLDEYLSERKSAAKPVGRTVEKLENATKVEKSAPEELFASLKKSASQKKSAAKESKPKKVLLDIEQTFTARPARGGRPNRAPRRGPSETASKTQQAPPTLSETDFPALA from the exons ATGTCTGTTGCATCCAAG AACCTCTTTGACCTCCTCGGAGAGGAGACTCCCGCAGCTACTACTACCGAGAAGAAAACCGCTGCTTCTCGTGACAAAAAGCGCTCCGACAGCCCTCCTGTCCCCCGCGAATTAGTCGCTCAAAGCACCACCTCTAGGAAGCGTGACCCTAACCAACCCACTCCTCGTGAGCGTACCGTTAATAAGAAGGCAGACCAACCTCGCAGACGCCGTCAAGCTCCTCAAGGAAACGAAGCCTTTGCTCGTGAAGGCAAAGAAGCTCGTGCTAACAACGCTGCCCATCCTGTGGATGCCACTGGCGCCCCCTCCAACCGCCGCAATGCTCGTGCTCGCCGTGGTCGTGAATTTGACCGCCATAGCCAAACTGGTAGAGT TGATACCAAGAAGGCTACTGAACGTGGCTGGGGTGATCTCGTAAACTCTGCTGCTAACCCTGATGTTGCAGAGAACGAAGGTAACACTCCCTCTGGAGCCCAAACTCCTGCTGCCGAGGAGGAAAATGTTAAGACTCTTGATGAATATCTGTCTGAACGCAAGTCCGCCGCAAAGCCTGTTGGTCGTACTGTTGAGAAACTTGAAAACGCTACTAAGGTCGAGAAGAGTGCCCCCGAAGAATTGTTTGCCTCTCTTAAGAAGAGCGCTTCTCAAAAGAAGTCTGCTGCCAAGGAAAGCAAGCCAAAGAAGGTTCTTCTTGATATCGAGCAAACTTTTACTGCTCGTCCTGCTCGCGGTGGCCGTCCTAACCGTGCTCCCCGTCGTGGTCCTTCAGAAACTGCCTCAAAAACCCAACAGGCACCTCCCACCCTTTCTGAGACTGACTTTCCCGCTCTTGCATAG
- the nrm1 gene encoding protein nrm1, translating to MDRSMEPLTPSRLNTLGERPTNEVYEYGKGKNVQHLFPITPMQRPLGKENAAPGTISPIAVRSRNVRAVEIADENACEEPVLKIKSVSSTESEEEKESSTEIGEKQEKETHLEPKTPVQTNTNNNHLDDIQCCAKNLRLRLELAMYKVQVNQTFSPLQDLPIVAKTKLHNCPNSEPVTSIWNQRSLSSGKPPSLHLSGNRRLSMGSPTKSIYDQNGLTTPRPIGSDDLTHMYDPYTSPLRTPSRTLSRSSSHYLWVRHGKLTRSVSLLQHKTPRRIRPKSLSKSNSTPLKHLSAQKPNSNYYTGPPTPVSISNTPENIHPSSSEVRRIASHSKQFSDYGLIR from the coding sequence ATGGATAGGTCAATGGAACCATTGACCCCATCTCGTTTAAACACTTTGGGGGAAAGGCCAACAAACGAAGTGTATGAGTatggaaaaggaaaaaatgtGCAACATTTATTTCCTATAACACCGATGCAGAGACCATTAGGAAAAGAGAATGCGGCTCCAGGGACGATTTCACCGATTGCGGTTCGATCTCGAAATGTGCGTGCAGTAGAAATTGCAGATGAAAATGCATGTGAAGAGCCAgtcttaaaaataaaatctgTTAGTAGTACGGAGAgtgaagaggaaaaagaatcTTCTACTGAGATAGGAGAGAAAcaggaaaaagaaacacaTTTAGAACCCAAGACACCAGTACAAACCAATACCAACAATAATCACTTAGACGACATTCAGTGTTGTGCTAAAAACTTACGCTTACGTCTTGAATTGGCTATGTATAAAGTACAAGTTAATCAAACATTTTCCCCTCTGCAAGATCTTCCCATTGTCGCTAAAACGAAGCTTCACAATTGTCCAAACTCTGAACCTGTTACCTCCATATGGAACCAGAGATCGCTTTCTTCTGGAAAGCCTCCGTCCTTACATCTTTCAGGGAATCGCAGGCTTTCCATGGGATCTCCCACGAAGTCGATATATGATCAGAATGGTTTGACAACGCCAAGACCGATCGGTTCTGATGATCTAACACATATGTATGATCCTTATACCTCTCCTTTACGCACCCCTTCTCGTACGCTATCACGCTCCTCCTCTCATTATCTGTGGGTTCGTCATGGTAAATTGACACGTAGCGTATCTCTTTTACAACATAAAACGCCTAGACGCATTCGGCCAAAATCACTTTCTAAAAGCAATTCTACACCGTTAAAGCATTTAAGCGCTCAGAAACCAAATTCAAATTACTATACTGGCCCGCCTACTCCAGTATCCATATCCAACACTCCAGAAAACATTCATCCATCATCTTCCGAAGTAAGGCGTATTGCAAGTCACAGCAAGCAATTTTCAGACTATGGTTTAATTCGATGA
- the tad1 gene encoding tRNA specific adenosine deaminase, whose translation MEEFTLDRNSNVGNLIALAVLNKFDELARHGKPIIRANGVREWTTLAGVVIQKKMENEFICVCLATGVKCTPAGIIKNEQLGSVLHDCHAEILALRCFNRLLLEHCILIKESKKDTWLLEVADNGKFTLNSNLLIHLYVSECPCGDASMELLASRLENNKPWNLTVDSEKLMRGRADFGLLGIVRTKPGRPDAPVSWSKSCTDKLAAKQYLSILNSQTSLICEPIYLSCVVLYKKVIVKSAIDRAFGPFGRCAPLAEFGEKDNPYYFHPFTVLETDENFLYSRPLNQAEKTATSTNVLIWIGDKMQCTQVIHNGIKAGTKAKDVEKSQTLICRKSMMNLLHQLSQSLTNEKNYYEWKKLNIKRCQQKQILRNILKNWIPNGGNEFQWI comes from the exons ATGGAAGAATTTACCCTAGATAGAAACAGTAATGTTGGGAATTTAATAGCTCTTGCAGTCCTTAACAAATTTGATGAACTAGCCCGTCATGGCAAACCGATCATAAGAGCAAATGGGGTGCGTGAATGGACTACTTTAGCCGGTGTTGTCATTCAGAAAAAGATGGAGAACGAATTTATTTGTGTTTGTCTAGC AACAGGTGTAAAATG TACGCCAGCTGGCATCATTAAGAATGAACAACTGGGTAGTGTATTACATGATTGTCATGCTGAGATTCTGGCATTAAGATGTTTTAACAG ATTACTTCTCGAACattgtattttaattaaagaatCAAAGAAAGATACGTGGCTTCTTGAAGTTGCTGATAATGGTAAATTTACTCTAAACAGCAATCTTCTGATACATCTGTACGTTTCCGAATGTCCTTGCGGAGATGCGAGTATGGAGCTACTAGCTAGCCGCTTGGAAAACAACAAACCATGGAACTTAACAGTTGATTCAGAGAAATTAATGCGTGGGAGGGCGGATTTTGGACTACTTGGAATCGTGCGTACTAAACCGGGGAGACCTGATGCCCCAGTAAGCTGGAGCAAAAGCTGTACTGATAAATTAGCTGCAAAACAATATCTTTCTATTTTGAATTCCCAGACCAGCCTCATTTGTGAGCCCATCTATTTATCATGTGTAGtgctttataaaaaagtgATAGTTAAATCAGCAATTGACAGAGCATTTGGACCCTTTGGTCGGTGCGCACCACTTGCTGAATTTGGAGAAAAGGATAATCCTTATTACTTTCATCCTTTTACCGTGCTGGAAACggatgaaaattttttatattcacGGCCGTTGAACCAAGCAGAAAAAACTGCAACTAGTACAAACGTTTTGATATGGATCGGTGATAAAATGCAGTGTACTCAAGTGATACATAATGGTATTAAAGCGGGAACAAAAGCTAAAGACGTTGAAAAGTCTCAAACATTAATATGTAGAAAGAGTATGATGAATTTGCTGCATCAATTAAGTCAATCGTTGactaatgaaaaaaactattatgAATGGAAGAAACTCAACATCAAACGTTGCcagcaaaagcaaattctTCGTAATATCTTAAAAAACTGGATCCCAAACGGAGGGAACGAATTTCAATGGATATAA
- the rae1 gene encoding nucleoporin Rae1 translates to MSLFGQATTSTVSNATGDLKKDVEVAQPPEDSISDLAFSPQAEYLAASSWDSKVRIYEVQATGQSIGKALYEHQGPVLSVNWSRDGTKVASGSVDKSAKVFDIQTGQNQQVAAHDDAVRCVRFVEAMGTSPILATGSWDKTLKYWDLRQSTPIATVSLPERVYAMDCVHPLLTVATAERNICVINLSEPTKIFKLAMSPLKFQTRSLACFIKGDGYAIGSVEGRCAIQNIDEKNASQNFSFRCHRNQAGNSADVYSVNSIAFHPQYGTFSTAGSDGTFSFWDKDSHQRLKSYPNVGGTISCSTFNRTGDIFAYAISYDWSKGYTFNNAQLPNKIMLHPVPQDEIKPRPKKGR, encoded by the exons ATGTCACTTTTTGGACAGGCTACAACATCTACAGTATCTAATGCAACCGGTGacttaaaaaaggatgTGGAG GTTGCCCAACCCCCGGAGGATTCAATATCAGATTTGGCTTTTTCTCCTCAAGCAGAATATTTAGCTGCATCATCTTG GGATAGTAAAGTCCGTATTTACGAAGTGCAAGCTACAGGGCAATCAATTGGAAAAGCACTTTATGAACACCAAGGTCCGGTATTAAGTGTCAATTGGTCTCGAGATGGTACCAAAGTAGCATCAGGAAGTGTGGATAAGTCTGCTAAAGTCTTTGATATTCAAACGGGGCAAAATCAGCAGGTTGCGGCTCATGACGATGCTGTTCGTTGCGTTCGTTTCGTTGAAGCTATGGGTACTTCACCTATTCTGGCAACTGGGTCATGGGACAAAACCTTGAAATATTGGGATCTTCGACAATCAACACCCATTGCTACAGTCAGTCTTCCAGAACGTGTTTATGCGATGGATTGTGTTCATCCATTACTTACCGTTGCAACCGCTGAAAGGAACATATGTGTTATCAACTTGTCGGAACCAacgaaaatatttaaactGGCTATGAGTCCATTGAAGTTCCAGACAAGATCTTTGgcttgttttattaaaggtGATGGTTATGCTATAGGAAGCGTTGAAGGAAGATGTGCGATCCAAAAtatagatgaaaaaaatgcatcTCAAAACTTCAGTTTTCGCTGTCATAGGAATCAAGCAGGTAACAGTGCTGATGTTTACAGTGTAAATTCTATAGCATTTCATCCCCAATATGGAACTTTCTCAACCGCCGGATCTGATGGTACTTTTAGTTTTTGGGATAAAGATAGTCATCAGCGTTTAAAGAGTTATCCAAATGTTGGTGGGACTATTTCTTGCAGCACGTTTAATCGTACTGGAGATATTTTTGCTTATGCCATTAGTTACGACTGGAGTAAAGGTTATACATTCAACAATGCGCAATTGCCCAATAAAATCATGCTCCACCCTGTTCCGCAAGACGAAATAAAACCTCGACCTAAGAAAGGAAGGTAA
- the rsm25 gene encoding mitochondrial 37S ribosomal protein mS23 — translation MPKFNANGLLRSFAAEMKKPWTAESLWYETVAKHPPTFQYARRIVPLYDPNKVKSRGKRLRKSMYQPQEIQWPEDKLRKRFYRDHPWELARPQIIAENDGNDQQYCDWSHMDQPRKALSGESVVQRTLWLIENSNMPVENAYDQARKEFYHLRAEQEIQQRVAHDQAQALGAVFTKSDLELGYEMDQNALNSWFDNASQYAEANRTKFTDPSVDISKTTQ, via the coding sequence ATGCCGAAATTTAATGCAAATGGTTTGCTACGCAGCTTTGCAGctgaaatgaaaaagccATGGACAGCAGAGTCTTTATGGTACGAAACGGTTGCTAAACATCCCCCAACCTTTCAATATGCTAGACGTATTGTACCATTGTACGATCCAAATAAGGTAAAATCCCGTGGTAAACGGTTACGAAAATCAATGTATCAGCCTCAGGAAATTCAATGGCCAGAAGATAAACTCCGTAAAAGGTTTTATCGAGATCATCCTTGGGAACTAGCAAGGCCTCAAATCATTGCAGAAAATGACGGTAATGATCAGCAATATTGTGATTGGAGTCACATGGATCAACCGCGCAAAGCATTATCTGGCGAGAGTGTAGTGCAAAGAACTTTATGGCTGATTGAAAACTCTAACATGCCTGTAGAAAATGCTTATGATCAAGcaagaaaggaattttaTCACCTACGCGCTGAACAAGAAATTCAGCAACGCGTTGCCCATGATCAGGCTCAAGCATTGGGTGCtgtatttacaaaatctGATCTGGAGTTGGGCTATGAAATGGATcaaaatgctttaaattCTTGGTTTGATAATGCTTCACAATACGCTGAGGCTAATCGTACAAAGTTCACAGACCCGAGTGTAGATATCTCTAAGACGACTCAGTAG
- the ppr7 gene encoding PPR repeat-containing protein Ppr7, with protein MRNCVSPLLFAWTKHLRLREFKIPFPNRLVVRSLNQLSVHHEKVTGCRPRQASSDELHKYSKSASNEAFLSSFAENQLFHKCLPSSAGAVLSENDLMYIIRKVSEVYADNKTEKVTVPFDKHKNPFLIYVKKRFAECFDKNPDLCLIVYSKLEVETLAKITPIWINVAKKNKKEDFLVELCLRFLERFRSCNLTEQAILYQNFRENWWSNIKLPQNLKSLYVELCLVYHFHNSHLGMDSSTVSNLKRFCFSESLGHIFAPLRFQNQQLPLQHVYAFLFSIAYRDNQVDTAHFLYKQWSRAGMGPLPKDAFIKFVQLLSKNRNWVLMRDIVQLEEYNSYLLDHRIVSAFLKPLSEKGNYKDILSLISVWQHSVWRPSLAYLQVVYSFSMRALLVNRQYSSAFAFFWKIDPYIRNERLVSQMLQAASQLHYHDLILYVINTYYSGNIMKNLGNKDLICITQSSPPCNISGIKPGSLKLSPTTNTVLAKSICYWLNDAMALLFLLENQLNCKHSLFQRKSLIILLNGILNCPHSSYDLQFRAVSLLTGRIRLNVDFEVSVLASQLVFFVKHRDFKRTLITMKAISKLQKNFDVRIWNYWLVALIQQKLYSRAVKVYSKLICSSAVRNDTTRSLIRLIPKSYFKSYPLLKESETEKKTNSAL; from the coding sequence ATGCGAAATTGTGTATCTCCACTACTTTTTGCATGGACAAAACATTTACGTTTAAGGGAATTTAAAATCCCTTTCCCAAATCGTCTTGTTGTGCGGTCACTAAACCAGCTTAGCGTTCATCATGAAAAGGTAACTGGGTGCAGGCCTCGACAAGCGTCTTCTGATGAATTACATAAATACTCGAAATCTGCTTCAAACGAAGCATTTCTCTCAAGTTTTGcagaaaatcaattatttcACAAGTGTTTGCCTTCCAGCGCAGGTGCTGTTCTTAGTGAAAACGATTTAATGTACATTATCCGAAAAGTCAGTGAAGTCTATGCTGATAATAAAACTGAAAAGGTTACTGTGCCTTTTGACAAACATAAAAACCCATTCCTAATTTACGTGAAAAAACGGTTTGCCGAAtgttttgataaaaatccTGATCTTTGCCTCATTGTGTATTCAAAACTGGAGGTTGAAACGTTGGCAAAAATAACTCCCATTTGGATTAATGtcgccaaaaaaaataaaaaagaagattttcTTGTTGAACTCTGCCTCCGTTTTTTAGAACGATTCCGTTCATGCAATTTGACTGAACAAGCAATCttatatcaaaattttcgaGAAAACTGGTGGAGTAACATTAAGTTACCCCAAAATCTCAAAAGTCTGTACGTTGAATTGTGTTTGGTGTATCATTTCCATAATTCCCATCTTGGGATGGATTCCTCTACAGTCTCTAATTTAAAACGCTTCTGCTTCTCAGAGTCATTAGGTCATATATTTGCTCCTTTGAGATTCCAAAATCAACAGCTTCCTTTGCAACACGTTTATgcgtttttgttttccatAGCATATCGTGATAACCAAGTTGATACTgctcattttctttataaacAGTGGTCTCGTGCAGGCATGGGACCATTGCCAAAAGATgcatttataaaatttgtaCAATTACTCTCAAAAAACCGTAATTGGGTTTTAATGCGCGATATTGTTCAGCTGGAAGAATACAATAGTTATCTTCTCGACCATCGAATAGTTTCGGCATTTCTTAAACCATTATCAGAAAAAGGTAACTACAAAGACATACTGAGTCTGATTTCAGTTTGGCAGCATTCTGTTTGGCGACCTTCATTGGCGTATCTTCAAGTtgtttattctttttccatGCGAGCTCTACTAGTTAACCGTCAATACTCTTCTgcttttgcatttttctGGAAAATTGACCCGTATATTCGAAACGAACGTTTAGTGTCTCAAATGTTACAAGCCGCAAGTCAGCTTCATTATCAcgatttaattttatacgTTATAAATACCTACTATTCTGGTAACattatgaagaatttgGGCAACAAAGATTTGATTTGTATAACGCAAAGTTCACCTCCTTGTAATATATCTGGAATTAAGCCGGGAAGCTTAAAGTTGTCTCCAACCACCAATACGGTTTTAGCGAAATCGATTTGTTACTGGCTGAACGATGCCATggctttgctttttttattagagAATCAACTAAATTGCAAGCATTCCCTCTTTCAGAGAAAGTCTCTTATAATCCTCTTGAATGGTATTCTCAATTGCCCTCATTCGTCGTACGACCTTCAATTTCGTGCTGTGTCTCTCCTAACGGGACGTATAAGGCTGAATGTCGATTTTGAGGTCTCGGTTTTGGCGTCCCAActcgttttttttgtcaaacATCGAGATTTTAAGCGTACCTTAATTACCATGAAAGCTATATCCAAGTTGCAAAAAAACTTTGACGTTCGAATATGGAACTATTGGCTGGTTGCCCTAATTCAGCAGAAGCTTTATTCTAGAGCCGTTAAAGTGTATTCCAAACTTATTTGTTCTTCCGCAGTACGAAATGATACAACTCGCTCTCTGATTCGACTCATTCCCAAATCgtatttcaaaagttatCCTCTCCTTAAAGAATCAGAGaccgaaaaaaaaacaaattctgCACTTTAA
- a CDS encoding uncharacterized protein (mitochondrial CH-OH group oxidoreductase, human RTN4IP1 ortholog, implicated in mitochondrial organization or tethering) translates to MSSETKSEFGTKSAWLYNRTGKPKDVLYLEKGLHIPNPAELGPYDVLVEVVATSINPLDYKLMNTYQMIAKALFKLPNIPGYDFAGRVLAVGSEVKEFSATQRVWGCQSFPRAGRQGGSCATHIVTGDKDVWHLPDGVSFNEGAGFGIAGLTAWEVLVRQMKVKPGTKLVIEGASGGVGTFAVALAKALECEVTTISSTENLDLCKSLGATHTLDYKKDNLVERLADLGPYDFVFDCVNDNVLYRASSKFVKPDGAFFGIGGDITLSYVGSRLSRTLRPRVLGGSSHSYYNILLHVDQEMLRDFVDFVMKHNIKTVIDSVYDFEDTVEAFNRLMTHRCKGKVIIKTD, encoded by the coding sequence ATGAGTAGCGAAACCAAAAGTGAGTTTGGAACCAAGTCCGCTTGGCTTTACAACCGTACTGGCAAGCCGAAGGATGTTTTGTACCTGGAAAAGGGCTTGCATATACCCAATCCTGCGGAGCTGGGACCGTATGATGTTCTCGTTGAAGTGGTCGCTACCAGTATCAATCCGCTTGATTACAAGCTGATGAACACTTACCAAATGATTGCCAAGGCACTCTTCAAGCTTCCAAACATTCCGGGTTATGATTTTGCTGGTCGTGTACTAGCTGTGGGATCAGAGGTCAAGGAATTCTCCGCCACTCAGCGTGTTTGGGGTTGTCAGTCCTTTCCTCGTGCAGGTCGCCAAGGTGGTTCATGTGCTACACACATCGTTACGGGCGATAAGGATGTTTGGCACCTTCCCGATGGTGTTTCGTTCAATGAGGGTGCCGGGTTCGGTATTGCTGGATTAACCGCCTGGGAGGTATTGGTCCGACAAATGAAGGTAAAGCCAGGTACCAAATTGGTTATCGAGGGAGCTAGTGGAGGTGTTGGTACGTTTGCAGTTGCGTTAGCTAAAGCTTTGGAATGTGAAGTCACTACGATTTCCTCAACCGAGAACTTGGATCTCTGTAAATCTTTGGGTGCCACTCATACACTCGACTATAAAAAGGACAACCTCGTTGAGCGCTTGGCTGATCTAGGACCCTATGATTTCGTATTTGATTGTGTTAACGATAATGTTTTATACCGAGCTTCAAGTAAATTTGTCAAGCCTGACGGcgcattttttggaattggaGGTGATATTACTTTGTCATACGTTGGCAGTCGCTTATCACGTACTCTTCGTCCTCGTGTACTAGGTGGATCATCCCATAGCTACTATAATATCCTTTTGCACGTAGATCAGGAAATGCTACGTGATTTTGTCGATTTTGTGATGAAGCATAATATCAAAACAGTCATCGATAGTGTATATGACTTTGAAGATACTGTTGAGGCCTTCAACCGTTTGATGACTCATCGTTGTAAAGGGAAAGTTATTATTAAGACGGATTAA
- the spn3 gene encoding mitotic septin Spn3, whose protein sequence is MRTTKKSSKKGIPLNLMVVGDVGLGRTAFINTLCEKPLIRHNNNFDPAEASSVSPVEIVPYQTDIILEDGTKINLTVLDTPHFGEAIDNENNFDIILQYIESQYDNVLEEESRIKRNARFCDDRVHALIYFISPTGHGLRELDIELMRRLAPRVNIIPAIAKADSLTAQELQTTKEMINADIEYYKIPVYDFPYDIEEDEEAIINLSQQLRATIPFAIVSSDRLIEMNGQTVRGRAYPWGVVEVDNPRHSDFLALRSALFATHIEDLHNITSNQLYETYRTEKLSTSQLLLDSTVGLDGKNLSQHDQVLREDRLRAIELSVQKEIEEKRRQLLAREEALRALEEKLAASTAAMANASVSTLPSSVSSTNHSQS, encoded by the exons ATGCGGACGACTAAGAAAAGTTCAAAGAAAGGAATCCCCTTGAACCTGATGGTTGTTGGAGATGTCGGTCTTGGAAGAACTGCGTTTATAAATACTTTATGTGAGAAACCACTTATACGACataacaataattttgaCCCTGCGGAGGCATCTAGCGTCTCTCCCGTTGAGATCGTTCCATATCAAACAG ATATTATACTGGAAGATGGTACAAAGATTAATTTAACTGTTTTAGATACACCCCATTTTGGGGAAGCTATCGATAACGAAAACAACTTTGACATCATCCTTCAATATATTGAAAGTCAATATGACAATGTCTTAGAAGAAGAGTCTCGGATCAAGCGAAATGCTAGATTTTGCGACGAT AGGGTTCATGCTCtcatatattttatttcgcCTACAGGGCATGGTTTAAGGGAATTAGACATAGAGTTGATGCGAAGACTTGCTCCGCGTGTGAACATAATTCCCGCTATTGCGAAAGCTGATTCTTTAACAGCTCAAGAACTTCAAACGACTAAAGAAATGATTAATGCCGATATTGAGTATTACAAAATTCCTGTCTACGATTTCCCTTATGATATTGAAGAGGATGAGGAAgctattattaatttaagtCAACAGTTACGTGCAACTATTCCATTTGCTATTGTGAGTTCAGATCGGTTAATTGAAATGAATGGGCAAACGGTTCGTGGAAGAGCTTATCCTTGGGGTGTCGTTGAAGTCGATAACCCAAGGCATTCTGACTTTCTGGCTCTTCGATCTGCTTTATTTGCAACACATATTGAGGACTTACACAACATCACAAGCAATCAACTGTATGAAACTTATCGAACTGAAAAGCTTTCAACCTCACAGTTGCTTTTAGACAGTACTGTCGGTTTAGACGGCAAGAATTTGAGTCAGCATGATCAAGTTTTGCGTGAGGATCGTCTTCGTGCCATTGAATTGTCAGTTCAAAAAGAGATTGAGGAGAAGCGACGCCAGTTATTAGCTCGCGAAGAAGCGCTAAGAGCTTTAGAAGAGAAGTTGGCTGCTTCTACTGCTGCCATGGCAAATGCCAGCGTTTCAACCCTTCCATCTTCAGTGTCTTCAACTAATCATTCCCAGTCATAA